The proteins below come from a single Desulfitobacterium metallireducens DSM 15288 genomic window:
- the hypA gene encoding hydrogenase maturation nickel metallochaperone HypA, protein MHEMALTENVVEIVLTHAKMANAEKVIQVKLKIGELRDVVDSLIEKCFRYMARGTVAAEAILEITKVPFVVKCGDCGSEYPESIGDCTQCRSCGSRNLKLVSGKEFLVEEIKIV, encoded by the coding sequence ATGCATGAAATGGCCCTTACCGAAAACGTAGTGGAAATAGTACTGACACACGCCAAAATGGCCAATGCGGAAAAAGTTATTCAGGTCAAGCTGAAAATCGGAGAGCTAAGAGACGTGGTCGACAGCTTGATCGAAAAGTGTTTCCGCTATATGGCCCGAGGGACCGTCGCGGCTGAAGCCATACTTGAAATTACCAAGGTACCGTTTGTTGTCAAGTGCGGTGACTGCGGTTCGGAGTATCCGGAATCGATAGGGGATTGTACACAGTGCCGCAGCTGCGGCAGTAGGAATTTGAAACTGGTAAGCGGCAAGGAGTTTCTTGTTGAAGA